In one window of Rhizobium oryzihabitans DNA:
- a CDS encoding glutathione S-transferase family protein, with protein sequence MFTLFFSPGSCSRASHIVLEESGLPYTAHRVNFADGEQRSEAFLKINPKGRVPALATASGVLTETPAILAFIAQMAPEKKLAPLDDPFEFALMQSFNAFISSTVHVAHAHGRRGSRWASEDSSLADMKAKVPQTMTDCFELIEHGMLHGPWVLGTAYSVADPYLFVMSGWLESDGVDIARFPKVHDHFRRMNERPAVQKALAGEKG encoded by the coding sequence ATGTTCACACTGTTTTTCTCCCCCGGCTCCTGCTCGCGCGCCAGCCATATCGTGCTTGAGGAATCCGGCCTGCCTTACACGGCCCACCGCGTCAATTTCGCAGATGGCGAGCAACGCTCCGAGGCATTCCTGAAAATCAATCCGAAAGGCCGCGTGCCGGCGCTCGCCACGGCCAGCGGGGTGTTGACCGAAACGCCCGCCATTCTCGCCTTCATCGCCCAGATGGCCCCGGAAAAGAAACTCGCACCGCTCGACGATCCCTTCGAGTTTGCCCTGATGCAATCCTTCAACGCCTTCATTTCGTCCACGGTGCATGTCGCCCATGCGCATGGCCGGCGCGGCAGCCGCTGGGCGAGTGAGGACAGTTCTCTGGCGGATATGAAGGCGAAGGTGCCGCAAACCATGACCGACTGCTTCGAGCTGATCGAGCACGGCATGCTGCATGGCCCATGGGTTCTGGGCACGGCCTATTCGGTCGCCGACCCCTATCTCTTCGTCATGTCCGGCTGGCTGGAAAGCGACGGCGTGGATATTGCCCGCTTCCCGAAGGTGCATGATCACTTCCGCCGCATGAACGAGCGGCCTGCGGTTCAGAAGGCGCTGGCGGGTGAGAAGGGGTGA
- a CDS encoding asparaginase has product MNNSVTVEVTRGNLVESRHQGLAVVVDGDGDVLFSAGDIERGIFPRSACKAMQALPLVESGAADAYGFGSRELALACSSHSGEDDHAELAASMLARAGRDVDTLECGAHWSSDQKTIIHQVRTLEKPTALHNNCSGKHSGFICACCHTGTDPKGYVGYDHPLQREIRATMESLTGAAIGHDNCGVDGCSIPTYAVPLKGLAHGFAKMVTGRGLDEGRAKASRRLVEACMAEPFYVAGTGRACTKLMQIAPGKIFAKTGAEGVFVAALPEQGVAIAVKCEDGTTRAVEAMISALLARHFGEGSAEQQALLGMANRQMRNWNGIHVGDIRVVGL; this is encoded by the coding sequence ATGAACAATTCCGTTACCGTCGAAGTCACCCGTGGAAACCTTGTCGAAAGCCGCCATCAGGGCCTTGCCGTGGTGGTGGATGGCGATGGTGACGTTCTGTTCTCGGCCGGCGATATCGAGCGTGGCATCTTCCCGCGTTCCGCCTGCAAGGCCATGCAGGCCCTGCCGCTGGTGGAAAGCGGTGCTGCGGACGCCTATGGTTTCGGCAGCCGTGAACTGGCGCTTGCCTGCTCCTCCCATTCCGGCGAAGACGACCATGCGGAGCTTGCCGCCTCCATGCTTGCCAGGGCAGGCAGGGATGTCGATACGCTGGAATGCGGCGCGCACTGGTCTTCCGATCAGAAAACCATCATTCATCAGGTCCGCACGCTGGAAAAGCCGACGGCGCTTCACAATAATTGTTCCGGCAAGCATTCCGGCTTCATCTGCGCCTGCTGCCACACGGGCACCGATCCCAAGGGCTATGTCGGCTACGATCACCCCCTGCAGCGGGAAATCCGCGCGACGATGGAAAGCCTGACGGGCGCGGCGATCGGCCATGACAATTGCGGCGTGGATGGCTGTTCGATCCCCACCTATGCTGTGCCGCTGAAGGGGCTGGCGCATGGTTTTGCCAAAATGGTAACGGGCAGGGGGCTGGACGAGGGGCGTGCCAAGGCCTCCCGCCGCCTCGTGGAGGCCTGCATGGCGGAACCGTTTTACGTGGCGGGCACCGGCCGCGCCTGCACGAAGCTGATGCAGATCGCACCGGGAAAGATTTTCGCCAAGACCGGCGCCGAAGGCGTCTTCGTCGCGGCGCTGCCGGAACAGGGCGTCGCGATCGCGGTAAAATGCGAGGACGGCACGACACGCGCGGTCGAAGCGATGATTTCGGCATTGCTCGCCCGCCATTTTGGGGAAGGCAGCGCCGAGCAGCAGGCCTTGCTGGGTATGGCGAACCGGCAGATGCGCAACTGGAACGGCATCCATGTCGGCGATATCCGCGTTGTCGGCCTTTAG
- a CDS encoding DUF3750 domain-containing protein: MKFAKRLLLAIAVIYLLPALASAGLWAMREHPQGWRDARWSSSGALPQADADGEAAVYVFSAMTGGFKGSVASHAWIVLKKPGATAYDRYDKVGWGTPIRRNGYAADAFWYSNTPRQVVAIHGAEAEKLIPKIEKAIADYPYGKPGGYRIYPGPNSNTFVAHVLRSVPELGVVLPPDAVGRDYLPNGAFYHVADDWKDASISLGGLFGISAGARSGFEVNFLGLVAGVDFSRPGVKIPGLGYFGVADTRI, from the coding sequence GTGAAATTTGCAAAACGTCTGCTGCTGGCGATTGCCGTTATCTATCTGCTTCCCGCACTGGCCTCAGCCGGTTTGTGGGCCATGCGGGAGCATCCGCAGGGCTGGCGTGATGCCCGCTGGTCATCTTCCGGCGCCCTTCCGCAAGCCGACGCCGACGGTGAGGCCGCGGTTTATGTGTTCTCCGCCATGACCGGCGGCTTCAAGGGCTCCGTTGCCAGCCACGCCTGGATCGTGCTGAAAAAGCCGGGCGCGACGGCTTATGACCGTTACGACAAGGTGGGCTGGGGCACGCCGATCCGCCGCAACGGCTATGCCGCGGATGCCTTCTGGTATTCCAACACCCCGCGTCAGGTCGTCGCCATCCATGGCGCAGAGGCGGAAAAGCTGATCCCGAAGATCGAAAAGGCGATTGCCGATTACCCCTATGGCAAACCGGGCGGATACCGCATCTATCCCGGCCCGAACTCCAACACCTTCGTCGCCCATGTGCTGCGCAGCGTGCCTGAACTGGGAGTGGTATTGCCGCCCGACGCGGTTGGCCGTGATTATCTGCCGAACGGCGCTTTTTATCATGTCGCCGATGACTGGAAGGATGCGAGCATTTCGCTTGGCGGGTTGTTCGGCATTTCCGCAGGCGCGCGCAGCGGCTTCGAGGTCAATTTCCTCGGTCTGGTTGCGGGTGTGGATTTCAGCCGGCCCGGCGTGAAGATACCGGGGCTGGGTTATTTCGGGGTGGCGGATACCCGCATCTGA